From Corticium candelabrum chromosome 13, ooCorCand1.1, whole genome shotgun sequence, a single genomic window includes:
- the LOC134189297 gene encoding alpha-(1,3)-fucosyltransferase 10-like, with the protein MVVCRVSFVLIVMVVILESPFSSSVETCTLQGKSRSSDYCHTKSFASHLSSISNSHNAPVHSDDAYKKEESKTKEPSDGNCYSGTSCSRPDQRNHADKAASVLVDTVADTSYSSNDPEQKVSDESNLPIAVWWYPFTYRSHVIKQCSFGKCLFTHNREKLQNPNTGAVLFYGSDIEWDDLPLPRRSDIYWALLHDESPKNEWAFNHDNTITLFNITSTFSRYSDVPLTTRFIKGLNWLRNPAVSLMEKKGGQRSAIAYVQSSCHSPSDRERYVKELMKYIQVDSLGSCFHNKDLPNDLAGTGKLDQPEFWQLMAKYKFTLAFENANCPDYTTEKLWRTLHLGSIPIYLGTNTAREWIPSNKSVIFTRDFSSPKELADYVTYLDKNDEEYLKYLQFKMEGGITNKKLIDELNHRAYSFYQSGNDFIQAFQCYVCDRMYQNFEAIRSGKGVLSQVANGSHYGCPRPFASLENVVSRTEDFQLSYYQMAYEKADFVGEAVQNMIAAGETDNSRFTEYFKQVQNL; encoded by the coding sequence ATGGTTGTTTGTCGAGTCTCATTTGTACTTATAGTAATGGTGGTGATATTGGAATCTCCGTTTTCTTCATCGGTCGAGACTTGTACTCTTCAAGGAAAGTCAAGATCGTCTGATTACTGTCACACTAAGTCATTTGCTTCACATCTCAGCAGCATTTCTAATTCGCACAATGCTCCAGTACATTCAGACGATGCTtacaagaaagaagaaagcaAGACAAAAGAGCCTTCAGACGGTAATTGTTATTCAGGGACCTCGTGTTCCAGACCAGACCAGCGCAACCATGCTGACAAAGCTGCAAGTGTTTTAGTAGACACTGTGGCTGACACGTCGTATTCATCTAATGATCCTGAACAGAAAGTCTCTGATGAATCAAACCTTCCCATTGCTGTATGGTGGTACCCTTTTACCTacagaagtcacgtgatcaaacaGTGTAGTTTCGGCAAATGCTTGTTTACACACAACAGAGAAAAACTCCAAAATCCAAACACAGGAGCTGTACTCTTCTACGGCTCGGACATCGAATGGGATGATTTACCACTTCCGAGGAGGTCCGACATATACTGGGCTTTACTGCACGACGAATCTCCAAAGAACGAGTGGGCATTCAACCACGACAACACCATCACTCTATTCAACATTACTTCTACGTTTAGCAGATATTCCGACGTCCCTCTGACAACTCGGTTTATCAAGGGCTTGAATTGGTTACGCAATCCCGCAGTTTCTCTGATGGAGAAGAAAGGAGGTCAAAGATCAGCCATAGCTTATGTACAATCGTCTTGTCACTCGCCATCCGATCGTGAGAGATATGTCAAAGAGTTGATGAAATATATACAAGTCGACTCACTCGGTTCTTGTTTTCACAACAAAGACCTTCCCAACGATTTGGCAGGGACGGGGAAGTTGGACCAACCAGAATTTTGGCAACTGATGGCAAAGTACAAATTCACTCTGGCATTTGAAAATGCCAATTGCCCAGATTATACAACCGAGAAATTGTGGCGTACACTACATCTTGGCTCCATACCAATATATTTGGGTACCAACACTGCTAGAGAGTGGATTCCATCGAATAAGTCAGTAATTTTCACACGAGATTTCTCTAGTCCAAAGGAGCTGGCTGACTACGTTACTTACCTGGACAAGAATGATGAGGAATATCTCAAATATTTACAATTTAAAATGGAGGGTGGGATAACCAATAAGAAGTTGATCGACGAGCTGAATCATCGAGCTTACAGTTTCTATCAATCCGGAAATGATTTTATTCAAGCATTCCAGTGCTACGTGTGTGACCGCATGTATCAAAACTTTGAAGCTATTCGAAGTGGTAAAGGTGTGTTATCTCAGGTTGCAAACGGCAGTCATTATGGGTGTCCCAGACCATTTGCCTCGTTGGAAAACGTTGTGAGTCGTACAGAAGATTTTCAACTTTCATATTATCAAATGGCGTATGAGAAGGCTGATTTTGTTGGAGAGGCAGTGCAGAATATGATTGCGGCAGGGGAAACGGATAACTCAAGATTTACAGAATATTTTAAACAAGTACAAAATCTTTAG
- the LOC134189295 gene encoding trichohyalin-like isoform X2, with the protein MSGSTLFDDIDDAEEVFGTKQEKPKEKEKTIFDNLDDDTDDFLTQSELYDKSKTYEERQQIRSQLRKLKSGKKHDPRSKSGAKSAPVADKRSASSPRSSPVAAARRKLPDAPKASPLTEKKKKPKKPLPKPLFSDKDEGDELFGGKKSAKKKQEEEAKQEEKARQEEQLRQEEQARQEEQARQEEQARQEEQARQEEQARQEEQARQEEQARKEEQERQEEQAKQEEQERQEEQARLEEQARLEEQERQEEQARLEEQARKEKQIEREDESQKIEAAEHVVEAAVEEEAAIPEETAVTDKAEHQEEEHISNENIEEGYEIIDVVEEIDDPTLATNEASHQVEDDEEDEEKATVEMADDEDKTRKKFKDDEQTRDDLDDIQSSRETWLEDKVAQLEEELRDLHSIRQKQHKLEDQVAELKEANEKLLKEKKALALELSEVTMKSRTQVAEIGELKEKITKLESQKKKESTPVSAETVSARKVSDVKTEPSEMRKRSVERVVKRLASKDSSILQKAEKTPRKEKSGSPAIRRGKPESPVLKRKNERLPSPTKTEAPVSAAKQAVSPSGPKPEVASQKPRFFRSKLSGSKIKADEDSKPTDKPEPKRETVQLREKKRSTPERSSSVEDKSEEQELFSPTEEDDFTRPRVGTAKRMSALWEEKAGSQRSQTMSDVRSSSHEISPLEDLGHVEPKEPEWKRNVAKQRAAQLAGRQDSDSSEIPKRTPPASEEPSSQTAEEQNTVETTSEDEDSLPEWKKELAGRRAVLRKTFEETEKSTTQVEPNKVNGGSEDGSSRKRVTTTGGVFLSTAQTKCQVCEKTVYHMEKIEVDGKLFHKSCFRCKECKKMLSAGTYASLHGQIFCKPHFKQLFKLKGNYDEGFGREQHKTKWTS; encoded by the exons ATGTCAGGATCGACCCTGTTCGACGACATCGACGACG CCGAGGAAGTCTTTGGTACAAAACAGGAAAAAccgaaagagaaagagaagacCATATTTGACAACCTAGACGACGACACGGACGACTTTCTTACTCAATCCGAG TTGTATGATAAGTCTAAGACTTATGAAGAACGCCAGCAAATTCGATCTCAACTTAGGAAGCTGAAATCGGGTAAAAAACATGATCCTCGTAGCAAAAGTGGGGCCAAGTCTGCTCCAGTCGCTGATAAGCGTTCTGCCTCATCACCACGTAGCTCACCTGTTGCGGCTGCAAGACGCAAGCTGCCTGATGCTCCGAAGGCATCGCCTTTGAcagagaaaaagaagaaacCTAAAAAACCTCTACCTAAACCATTGTTTTCAGACAAAGATGAAGGTGATGAACTTTTTGGTGGTAAGAAATCAGCAAAGAAGAAGCAAGAAGAGGAGGCAAAACAAGAGGAGAAGGCAAGGCAGGAGGAGCAATTGAGGCAAGAGGAGCAGGCCAGACAAGAGGAACAGGCAAGACAAGAGGAACAGGCAAGACAAGAGGAACAGGCAAGACAAGAGGAACAGGCAAGACAAGAGGAGCAGGCAAGACAAGAGGAGCAGGCAAGGAAAGAGGAACAGGAAAGACAAGAGGAACAGGCAAAGCAAGAGGAGCAGGAAAGGCAAGAGGAACAGGCAAGGCTGGAAGAGCAGGCAAGGCTGGAGGAACAGGAGAGGCAAGAGGAGCAGGCAAGGCTGGAGGAACAGGCAAGGAAAGAGAAACAGATTGAGCGTGAAGATGAGTCACAAAAAATTGAAGCTGCTGAGCATGTTGTCGAAGCCGCTGTTGAAGAAGAGGCAGCCATACCTGAGGAAACGGCAGTTACTGATAAGGCAGAACACCAAGAAGAGGAACATATTTCAAATGAAAACATAGAGGAAGGCTACGAGATCATTGACGTTGTAGAAGAAATTGATGATCCTACATTGGCAACAAACGAGGCATCTCATCAGGTAGAAGACGATGAAGAGGATGAAGAGAAGGCAACTGTCGAAATGGCAGACGATGAGgacaaaacaagaaagaagTTTAAAGATGACGAACAGACAAGAGATGATCTGGATGACATCCAAAGTTCTAGAGAAACATGGTTGGAAGACAAGGTTGCTCAGCTGGAAGAGGAACTACGTGATTTACATAGCATTCGTCAGAAGCAACATAAGTTGGAAGATCAGGTGGCTGAGCTGAAAGAAGCTAACGAAAAGTTGTTGAAGGAAAAGAAAGCACTAGCTCTGGAGCTATCTGAAGTGACAATGAAGAGTCGAACACAAGTGGCAGAG ATAGGTGAACTAAAGGAGAAAATTACCAAGTTGGAATCtcagaagaagaaagaatCAAC GCCTGTATCTGCTGAAACAGTATCTGCTCGCAAAGTTTCAGATGTCAA AACTGAGCCTTCAGAAATGAGGAAACGATCTGTGGAGAGAGTAGTGAAGAGACTGGCATCGAAAGACAG TTCTAtcttacagaaagcagaaaagACGCCAAGAAAGGAAAA GTCTGGCTCTCCTGCGATTCGCCGTGGTAAACCTGAGTCACCTGTATTGAAAAGGAAAAATGAAAGATTGCCATCTCCTACTAAAACAGAAGCTCCAGTGTCTGCTGCTAAGCA GGCTGTGTCACCATCTGGTCCAAAGCCAGAAGTTGCATCACAGAA GCCACGATTTTTTAGATCAAAACTCAGCGGAAGTAAAATCAAAGCTGATGAAGATAGTAAGCCAACTGACAAACCAGAGCCAAAGAGAGAAACTGTTCAGCTACGAGAGAAGAAAAGGTCAACACCAGAGCGAAGTAGTTCAGTCGAAGACAAATCAGAAGAGCAGGAGTTATTCTCACCAACTGAGGAAGACGATTTTACAAGACCTCGAGTTGGaact GCAAAGCGCATGTCTGCATTATGGGAGGAAAAAGCAGGAAGTCAGCGTTCTCAGACAATG AGTGATGTTCGTAGTTCATCTCATGAAATTTCGCCTCTTGAAGACCTTGGCCATGTTGAACCCAAG GAACCCGAGTGGAAGCGTAATGTTGCCAAACAGCGAGCCGCTCAGCTAGCTGGAAGGCAGGACTCTGACAGCAGTGAAATTCCAAAGAGGACACCACCTGCTTCTGAAGAG CCTTCTTCACAGACTGCCGAAGAACAGAACACAGTTGAAACAACTTCTGAAGATGAGGAT TCTTTACCCGAGTGGAAGAAAGAACTCGCTGGTAGAAGAGCCGTTCTTCGAAAGACATTTGAAGAGACAGAGAAGTCAACGACTCAGGTTGAACCCAATAAAGTGAATGGAGGAAGCGAAGACGGCAGTAGTCGCAAG AGAGTGACCACAACAGGTGGTGTTTTTCTGTCTACAGCTCAAACCAAGTGTCAAGTTTGTGAGAAGACTGTGTATCACATGGAGAAGATTGAGGTGGACGGGAAGTTGTTCCACAAGTCCTGCTTCAGGTgcaaagagtgcaagaaaATGCTGAG TGCTGGCACTTATGCATCTCTTCATGGCCAAATCTTCTGTAAACCACATTTTAAGCAGCTGTTCAAGTTGAAAGGCAACTACGACGAAGGGTTTGGTCGTGAGCAGCACAAGACAAAGTGGACAAGCTGA
- the LOC134189295 gene encoding golgin subfamily A member 6-like protein 22 isoform X1, which translates to MSGSTLFDDIDDAEEVFGTKQEKPKEKEKTIFDNLDDDTDDFLTQSEVVPEEAHVTANGTEEDENDSTMARPAASSEREAEIEALEDQLYDKSKTYEERQQIRSQLRKLKSGKKHDPRSKSGAKSAPVADKRSASSPRSSPVAAARRKLPDAPKASPLTEKKKKPKKPLPKPLFSDKDEGDELFGGKKSAKKKQEEEAKQEEKARQEEQLRQEEQARQEEQARQEEQARQEEQARQEEQARQEEQARQEEQARKEEQERQEEQAKQEEQERQEEQARLEEQARLEEQERQEEQARLEEQARKEKQIEREDESQKIEAAEHVVEAAVEEEAAIPEETAVTDKAEHQEEEHISNENIEEGYEIIDVVEEIDDPTLATNEASHQVEDDEEDEEKATVEMADDEDKTRKKFKDDEQTRDDLDDIQSSRETWLEDKVAQLEEELRDLHSIRQKQHKLEDQVAELKEANEKLLKEKKALALELSEVTMKSRTQVAEIGELKEKITKLESQKKKESTPVSAETVSARKVSDVKTEPSEMRKRSVERVVKRLASKDSSILQKAEKTPRKEKSGSPAIRRGKPESPVLKRKNERLPSPTKTEAPVSAAKQAVSPSGPKPEVASQKPRFFRSKLSGSKIKADEDSKPTDKPEPKRETVQLREKKRSTPERSSSVEDKSEEQELFSPTEEDDFTRPRVGTAKRMSALWEEKAGSQRSQTMSDVRSSSHEISPLEDLGHVEPKEPEWKRNVAKQRAAQLAGRQDSDSSEIPKRTPPASEEPSSQTAEEQNTVETTSEDEDSLPEWKKELAGRRAVLRKTFEETEKSTTQVEPNKVNGGSEDGSSRKRVTTTGGVFLSTAQTKCQVCEKTVYHMEKIEVDGKLFHKSCFRCKECKKMLSAGTYASLHGQIFCKPHFKQLFKLKGNYDEGFGREQHKTKWTS; encoded by the exons ATGTCAGGATCGACCCTGTTCGACGACATCGACGACG CCGAGGAAGTCTTTGGTACAAAACAGGAAAAAccgaaagagaaagagaagacCATATTTGACAACCTAGACGACGACACGGACGACTTTCTTACTCAATCCGAG GTTGTACCGGAAGAAGCACATGTGACAGCGAACGGAACAGAGGAAGACGAAAACGATTCGACGATGGCTCGACCTGCCGCTAGTAGTGAACGTGAAGCGGAAATTGAGGCTTTGGAGGACCAG TTGTATGATAAGTCTAAGACTTATGAAGAACGCCAGCAAATTCGATCTCAACTTAGGAAGCTGAAATCGGGTAAAAAACATGATCCTCGTAGCAAAAGTGGGGCCAAGTCTGCTCCAGTCGCTGATAAGCGTTCTGCCTCATCACCACGTAGCTCACCTGTTGCGGCTGCAAGACGCAAGCTGCCTGATGCTCCGAAGGCATCGCCTTTGAcagagaaaaagaagaaacCTAAAAAACCTCTACCTAAACCATTGTTTTCAGACAAAGATGAAGGTGATGAACTTTTTGGTGGTAAGAAATCAGCAAAGAAGAAGCAAGAAGAGGAGGCAAAACAAGAGGAGAAGGCAAGGCAGGAGGAGCAATTGAGGCAAGAGGAGCAGGCCAGACAAGAGGAACAGGCAAGACAAGAGGAACAGGCAAGACAAGAGGAACAGGCAAGACAAGAGGAACAGGCAAGACAAGAGGAGCAGGCAAGACAAGAGGAGCAGGCAAGGAAAGAGGAACAGGAAAGACAAGAGGAACAGGCAAAGCAAGAGGAGCAGGAAAGGCAAGAGGAACAGGCAAGGCTGGAAGAGCAGGCAAGGCTGGAGGAACAGGAGAGGCAAGAGGAGCAGGCAAGGCTGGAGGAACAGGCAAGGAAAGAGAAACAGATTGAGCGTGAAGATGAGTCACAAAAAATTGAAGCTGCTGAGCATGTTGTCGAAGCCGCTGTTGAAGAAGAGGCAGCCATACCTGAGGAAACGGCAGTTACTGATAAGGCAGAACACCAAGAAGAGGAACATATTTCAAATGAAAACATAGAGGAAGGCTACGAGATCATTGACGTTGTAGAAGAAATTGATGATCCTACATTGGCAACAAACGAGGCATCTCATCAGGTAGAAGACGATGAAGAGGATGAAGAGAAGGCAACTGTCGAAATGGCAGACGATGAGgacaaaacaagaaagaagTTTAAAGATGACGAACAGACAAGAGATGATCTGGATGACATCCAAAGTTCTAGAGAAACATGGTTGGAAGACAAGGTTGCTCAGCTGGAAGAGGAACTACGTGATTTACATAGCATTCGTCAGAAGCAACATAAGTTGGAAGATCAGGTGGCTGAGCTGAAAGAAGCTAACGAAAAGTTGTTGAAGGAAAAGAAAGCACTAGCTCTGGAGCTATCTGAAGTGACAATGAAGAGTCGAACACAAGTGGCAGAG ATAGGTGAACTAAAGGAGAAAATTACCAAGTTGGAATCtcagaagaagaaagaatCAAC GCCTGTATCTGCTGAAACAGTATCTGCTCGCAAAGTTTCAGATGTCAA AACTGAGCCTTCAGAAATGAGGAAACGATCTGTGGAGAGAGTAGTGAAGAGACTGGCATCGAAAGACAG TTCTAtcttacagaaagcagaaaagACGCCAAGAAAGGAAAA GTCTGGCTCTCCTGCGATTCGCCGTGGTAAACCTGAGTCACCTGTATTGAAAAGGAAAAATGAAAGATTGCCATCTCCTACTAAAACAGAAGCTCCAGTGTCTGCTGCTAAGCA GGCTGTGTCACCATCTGGTCCAAAGCCAGAAGTTGCATCACAGAA GCCACGATTTTTTAGATCAAAACTCAGCGGAAGTAAAATCAAAGCTGATGAAGATAGTAAGCCAACTGACAAACCAGAGCCAAAGAGAGAAACTGTTCAGCTACGAGAGAAGAAAAGGTCAACACCAGAGCGAAGTAGTTCAGTCGAAGACAAATCAGAAGAGCAGGAGTTATTCTCACCAACTGAGGAAGACGATTTTACAAGACCTCGAGTTGGaact GCAAAGCGCATGTCTGCATTATGGGAGGAAAAAGCAGGAAGTCAGCGTTCTCAGACAATG AGTGATGTTCGTAGTTCATCTCATGAAATTTCGCCTCTTGAAGACCTTGGCCATGTTGAACCCAAG GAACCCGAGTGGAAGCGTAATGTTGCCAAACAGCGAGCCGCTCAGCTAGCTGGAAGGCAGGACTCTGACAGCAGTGAAATTCCAAAGAGGACACCACCTGCTTCTGAAGAG CCTTCTTCACAGACTGCCGAAGAACAGAACACAGTTGAAACAACTTCTGAAGATGAGGAT TCTTTACCCGAGTGGAAGAAAGAACTCGCTGGTAGAAGAGCCGTTCTTCGAAAGACATTTGAAGAGACAGAGAAGTCAACGACTCAGGTTGAACCCAATAAAGTGAATGGAGGAAGCGAAGACGGCAGTAGTCGCAAG AGAGTGACCACAACAGGTGGTGTTTTTCTGTCTACAGCTCAAACCAAGTGTCAAGTTTGTGAGAAGACTGTGTATCACATGGAGAAGATTGAGGTGGACGGGAAGTTGTTCCACAAGTCCTGCTTCAGGTgcaaagagtgcaagaaaATGCTGAG TGCTGGCACTTATGCATCTCTTCATGGCCAAATCTTCTGTAAACCACATTTTAAGCAGCTGTTCAAGTTGAAAGGCAACTACGACGAAGGGTTTGGTCGTGAGCAGCACAAGACAAAGTGGACAAGCTGA
- the LOC134188968 gene encoding GMP synthase [glutamine-hydrolyzing]-like produces the protein MRMRGTSRDLSPSHKLRGETAVREMAAMNGINGERHDLVAILDAGAQYGKVIDRKVRELSVETEIHPLHISAEYLRAKAFKAIIISGGPGSVYAENAPTYDPGMLRLGIPVLGICYGLQLMNYEFGGIIERKSAREDGQHEIEVDTTSRLFQGLKSRQKVLLTHGDSISTVADGFRIISRSGDIVSGIEDSQRRLYGVQFHPEVDLSEHGKEILRNFLFNCAGCVGNFTMVNREAACIKEIREFVGDHRVLSLVSGGVDSAVCTALLHKAIGRSKVIAIHIDNGFMRKDESRCVEESLQALGVDLKVLHAAQTFYNSHTTIVDKTAPDATPRKRRTKALNMTTKPEEKRKIIGDTFVRVCEEFLRGLDLTTKDVFLAQGTLRPDLIESASSIASTKADVIKTHHNDTELIRALRQQGHVIEPLKDFHKDEVRVLGVSLGLPQAVVQRHPFPGPGLAIRVICAEEPYTGGDFKETEVALGILINFCRAPHTQLLLRLKQATTMEEQSCLMSISSKLDLKANLLPIKSVGVQGDCRTYSYVAAISSDEPPCWSSLFTLSKLIPRVLHNVNRVVYVFGSAVHHPVEDITPTLLTSGVLSTLRQCDYLAQEVLRIYNQVQHVSQLPIIMVPIHFDRNPESREPSSRRSIVIRTFITSDFMTGVPAIPGEHIPEHVIFEMHTKIMKVPGISRVLYDLTAKPPGTTEWE, from the coding sequence atgcgcatgcgtggtACTTCCCGTGATCTCTCGCCTTCGCACAAACTGAGAGGAGAGACAGCAGTGAGAGAAATGGCGGCCATGAATGGGATTAACGGCGAGAGACACGACTTGGTGGCGATTCTCGACGCGGGGGCCCAGTACGGCAAGGTGATCGACCGGAAAGTGCGAGAACTCTCAGTAGAAACGGAGATTCATCCTCTCCACATCTCAGCTGAATACTTGAGAGCAAAAGCCTTCAAGGCTATCATAATATCTGGCGGTCCAGGCAGCGTCTACGCTGAAAATGCGCCTACATATGATCCGGGAATGTTGAGATTGGGGATACCCGTATTAGGCATCTGCTATGGTCTTCAGTTGATGAACTATGAATTTGGAGGTATCATAGAGAGGAAATCCGCTAGAGAAGACGGTCAGCATGAAATCGAAGTGGACACGACTTCTCGGCTGTTTCAGGGATTGAAGTCGAGACAAAAGGTGCTCTTGACGCATGGAGATTCGATCAGCACAGTTGCCGACGGTTTCAGGATAATTTCTCGGAGCGGTGACATTGTGTCGGGAATCGAGGACTCCCAGCGTCGTCTCTACGGCGTCCAATTTCATCCCGAAGTCGATCTGAGCGAACACGGCAAAGAAATCCTGCGaaactttctattcaattgTGCGGGTTGTGTTGGCAACTTTACTATGGTCAATCGGGAGGCCGCGTGCATAAAGGAGATTCGAGAATTTGTTGGAGATCATCGTGTACTCTCGTTGGTCAGCGGAGGAGTCGACTCGGCTGTCTGCACGGCTCTGTTGCACAAAGCTATCGGACGCAGTAAAGTCATTGCCATCCATATTGACAACGGATTTATGAGGAAAGACGAGAGCCGGTGTGTTGAGGAGTCATTGCAGGCACTCGGAGTTGACTTGAAGGTACTTCACGCTGCACAGACGTTCTATAATTCACATACGACCATCGTGGACAAGACGGCACCCGATGCCACACCGCGCAAACGCCGAACAAAGGCATTGAATATGACGACGAAACCGGAAGAGAAACGGAAGATCATTGGAGACACGTTCGTTCGTGTGTGCGAGGAGTTCCTCCGAGGGCTGGATCTCACAACAAAAGACGTCTTTCTGGCGCAGGGTACGCTTCGACCCGATCTCATCGAGAGTGCATCGTCGATTGCAAGCACTAAGGCAGATGTCATAAAGACACACCATAATGACACCGAACTGATTCGAGCATTACGTCAACAAGGCCACGTCATTGAGCCACTCAAGGATTTCCACAAGGACGAAGTTCGAGTTCTCGGCGTCAGTCTGGGTCTCCCTCAGGCTGTCGTTCAACGTCACCCGTTTCCCGGTCCGGGATTAGCCATACGTGTTATATGCGCCGAAGAGCCATACACGGGTGGCGATTTCAAAGAGACGGAGGTCGCACTCGGCATTCTAATCAATTTCTGTCGAGCTCCGCACACTCAGCTTTTGCTACGTTTGAAGCAAGCGACGACGATGGAGGAACAATCGTGTCTAATGAGCATTAGTTCTAAGCTCGATCTCAAGGCGAACTTACTACCGATCAAGTCGGTCGGCGTCCAAGGCGACTGCAGGACATACAGTTATGTAGCTGCTATAAGCAGCGATGAACCACCGTGTTGGTCGTCGCTGTTCACGTTGTCAAAATTGATTCCTCGTGTACTCCACAATGTCAACCGTGTTGTATACGTGTTTGGGTCGGCCGTTCATCACCCGGTGGAAGACATCACTCCGACGCTTCTCACGTCCGGCGTCCTTAGCACTCTTCGTCAGTGTGATTATCTCGCACAGGAAGTCCTTCGTATCTACAACCAAGTCCAACATGTTAGCCAACTCCCGATCATTATGGTTCCAATACATTTCGATCGTAATCCCGAGAGCAGGGAGCCGTCGAGTCGTCGTTCGATCGTTATTCGAACTTTCATCACTTCGGACTTTATGACGGGAGTTCCGGCCATACCAGGCGAGCATATTCCCGAGCATGTTATCTTTGAGATGCATACAAAGATAATGAAAGTGCCGGGGATATCACGAGTCTTGTATGACTTGACAGCGAAGCCACCTGGTACAACAGAATGGGAGTAG